From a region of the Thioalkalivibrio sp. XN279 genome:
- a CDS encoding NADH-quinone oxidoreductase subunit A, whose translation MLENYLPILVFLVIAAVLGGVLLSLGFLLGPRRPDEAKTSPYECGFEAFEDSRMKFDVRYYLVAILFIIFDLEIAFLFPWAVSLDVIGGFGMLAMAVFLLILVVGFIYEWKKGALEWD comes from the coding sequence ATGCTCGAGAATTACCTGCCCATCCTTGTTTTTCTGGTCATCGCTGCAGTGCTGGGCGGCGTGCTCCTGTCGCTGGGCTTCCTGCTCGGACCCCGCCGGCCTGACGAGGCCAAGACTTCACCTTACGAGTGCGGCTTCGAGGCCTTCGAGGACTCCCGCATGAAGTTCGACGTGCGCTACTACCTCGTCGCCATCCTGTTCATCATCTTCGATCTCGAGATCGCCTTCCTCTTTCCGTGGGCGGTTTCCCTCGACGTGATTGGTGGCTTCGGCATGCTGGCCATGGCGGTGTTCCTGCTCATCCTCGTCGTGGGCTTCATCTACGAGTGGAAGAAAGGGGCGCTGGAGTGGGATTGA
- a CDS encoding NADH-quinone oxidoreductase subunit B family protein produces the protein MGKSQKPGIVTTSVDAVVNWARTGSMWPMTFGLACCAVEMMHAGAARYDLDRFGILFRPSPRQSDVMIVAGTLVNKMAPALRKVYDQMSEPRWVISMGSCANGGGYYHYSYAVVRGCDRIVPVDVYVPGCPPTAEALLYGILQLQKKIKRTNTIAR, from the coding sequence CTGGGGAAGAGCCAGAAGCCCGGCATCGTCACCACCTCCGTGGACGCAGTAGTGAACTGGGCGCGTACCGGGTCCATGTGGCCGATGACTTTCGGCCTGGCCTGCTGTGCGGTGGAAATGATGCATGCCGGCGCGGCGCGCTACGACCTCGATCGCTTCGGCATCCTGTTCCGCCCCAGTCCGCGCCAGTCGGACGTCATGATCGTCGCCGGCACGCTGGTCAACAAGATGGCACCGGCCCTGCGCAAGGTGTACGACCAGATGTCCGAGCCGCGCTGGGTGATTTCCATGGGCAGCTGCGCCAACGGCGGCGGCTACTATCACTACTCCTACGCCGTGGTGCGCGGCTGCGATCGCATCGTGCCGGTCGACGTCTATGTGCCGGGCTGCCCGCCGACCGCCGAGGCGCTGCTGTACGGCATCTTGCAGCTGCAGAAAAAAATCAAGCGGACCAACACCATCGCGCGATGA